A window from Oncorhynchus mykiss isolate Arlee chromosome 9, USDA_OmykA_1.1, whole genome shotgun sequence encodes these proteins:
- the LOC110531784 gene encoding probable palmitoyltransferase ZDHHC21: MKLRLHFVVDPMGWFCISVVFAIWLYNSFFVPKLVLLPHFYEGHIHWALVVGYYLASAFCMAALFRASTADPGRLPTEPHIPHSEREQWEMCSKCNMMRPKRSHHCSRCGHCVRRMDHHCPWINNCVGEDNHWLFLQLCFYTQVLSLFTLALDFCQYYYFQSLTTLDQEAFTARHELALIRVSAIMGLVMFGGMSSLFYTQLAGILTDTTTIEKMANFSNKIGGAGGGSKESWQRTLAEVFGTTWKVLWFIPLRSRQPLTFPHHFRTHV; this comes from the exons ATGAAGCTTCGGCTGCACTTTGTGGTGGACCCCATGGGCTGGTTCTGCATCAGTGTGGTGTTTGCCATCTGGCTCTACAACTCCTTCTTCGTCCCCAAGTTGGTGCTGCTGCCACATTTCTATGAGGGTCATATCCACTGGGCCTTGGTTGTCG GTTACTACTTAGCATCAGCCTTCTGTATGGCAGCACTTTTTAGAGCTTCTACAGCCGACCCTGGCAGACTCCCAACCGAACCCCACATCCCTCACTCAG AGCGAGAGCAGTGGGAAATGTGTAGCAAGTGCAACATGATGAGACCGAAAAGGTCCCACCACTGCAGTCGTTGTGGCCATTGTGTACGTAGAATGGACCACCACTGTCCATG GATCAATAATTGTGTAGGGGAGGACAACCACTGGCTCTTTTTGCAGCTCTGTTTTTACACACAGGTCCTCAGTTTGTTCACCCTGGCTCTGGACTTCTGCCAGTACTATTACTTCCAGTCCTTAACAACATTGGACCAG GAGGCATTTACTGCGCGTCACGAGCTCGCCCTGATACGAGTGTCTGCGATCATGGGTCTGGTGATGTTCGGAGGCATGAGCAGCCTCTTCTACACTCAGCTGGCTGGCATCCTGACA GACACCACCACCATTGAGAAAATGGCTAACTTCTCAAATAAAAT AGGCGGGGCTGGTGGTGGGTCAAAGGAATCCTGGCAGCGGACTCTGGCTGAGGTGTTTGGCACCACCTGGAAAGTCCTGTGGTTCATCCCGTTGAGGAGCAGGCAACCGCTGACCTTTCCCCACCACTTCCGCACTCACGTGTAG